A genome region from Eurosta solidaginis isolate ZX-2024a chromosome 2, ASM4086904v1, whole genome shotgun sequence includes the following:
- the LOC137239066 gene encoding para-nitrobenzyl esterase-like: MAESASTSFYPGAGVQAGDINVVSIRHKTMKLATGVLCMFATVALATAQSAIMDPPQVIIPTQGPVLGAIDETAWTNQKIMAFRSIPFAESPKGPLRFLPPKAKAAWTDVYDAREFGRICPNYENVLALNDTQRKEDLEDCLNLSVYSKDLSAKKPVMFYVHGGIFGFGNAALYPPHYLMEKDIVLVVTQYRIGSLGFMSTFTSEMPGNQAIMDVQLALDWVQKNIHAFGGDPTKVTIFGQSAGAGMTSGTVISPKTPEGHIKRSIVQSASILAPWCINRIALEQAKRFCESLGCQGCDDVQKQNECMKNADTFELLTVARQDMFAPVVGDLNGVLPEEPKTLIEKFSKNIPVMAGFTKHDGSFLMAQNFDAFTAPYGGLANMTVRQFANLLVDTGKDTTGLPNNLLLHTLIDPAILDTNNHDAAWYAYYDIISDVNIKSPVIAYASAMQRRIAPVYAYSFDYAGEYSRFNDQDNSQLPFEGGVYHSDDNIYLFDRFPLNADDTEFAKKMVHLWYTFAAEGEPKVLGHPEITTKPKETEAGPYFHINKDVTFGTNILTELTAVSDDPESYKLIR; encoded by the exons caAAACGATGAAGTTGGCTACAGGAGTCTTATGCATGTTTGCAACTGTTGCTTTGGCAACAGCGCAATCAGCAATTATGGATCCACCCCAAGTCATTATACCCACTCAGGGTCCAGTTTTGGGTGCTATTGATGAAACAGCATGGACAAACCAAAAGATAATGGCTTTCCGCAGTATTCCATTCGCTGAATCACCAAAAGGACCATTGCGTTTCCTG CCACCCAAAGCCAAGGCAGCTTGGACTGACGTTTACGATGCCCGTGAGTTTGGAAGAATTTGCCCCAATTACGAAAATGTTTTAGCTTTAAACGATACACAACGTAAGGAAGATTTGGAAGACTGCCTTAACTTGAGCGTCTACAGTAAAGAC TTATCAGCTAAGAAACCTGTTATGTTCTATGTTCACGGTGGAATTTTCGGTTTTGGTAACGCAGCACTCTACCCACCACATTATCTCATGGAAAAAGACATTGTTCTTGTCGTAACTCAGTATCGTATTGGTTCACTTGGTTTCATGTCAACATTTACCTCCGAAATGCCTGGTAATCAAGCAATAATGGATGTACAATTAGCTTTAGACTGGGTTCAGAAAAATATTCATGCATTTGGTGGTGATCCAACCAAAGTTACAATTTTCGGACAAAGTGCAGGAGCAGGCATGACTAGTGGTACTGTGATTAGCCCTAAAACTCCTGAAGGTCACATTAAAAGATCAATTGTGCAATCAGCTTCTATATTGGCACCATGGTGTATTAATCGTATTGCCTTGGAGCAAGCTAAACGTTTCTGTGAAAGTCTTGGTTGTCAGGGATGTGATGATGTACAGAAGCAAAATGAGTGCATGAAGAATGCAGATACATTCGAACTACTTACAGTAGCACGTCAA GATATGTTTGCACCAGTGGTTGGCGATTTGAATGGTGTGCTTCCAGAAGAACCTAAAACTTTAATCGAAAAGTTTAGCAAAAACATTCCAGTTATGGCTGGCTTTACTAAGCATGACGGCAGTTTTCTAATGGCAC AAAATTTCGATGCCTTCACCGCACCCTATGGTGGCCTTGCCAATATGACTGTACGCCAATTCGCAAACTTGTTGGTCGACACCGGCAAAGACACCACTGGTTTGCCCAACAATTTGCTTTTACATACTCTAATTGATCCTGCAATTTTGGATACCAACAATCACGATGCAGCATGGTACGCTTATTATGAT ATCATCAGCGATGTTAACATCAAATCACCTGTTATAGCCTATGCCAGCGCAATGCAACGCAGAATCGCACCAGTCTACGCGTACTCATTTGATTATGCTGGCGAATACTCTCGTTTCAATGACCAGGACAACAGTCAATTGCCTTTTGAGGGTGGAGTATACCATTCCGATGACAACATCTATTTGTTCGACAGATTCCCACTGAATGCTGATGACACAGAATTTGCCAAGAAAATGGTGCACTTGTGGTATACTTTTGCAGCTGAGGGAGAACCAAAAGTGTTGGGTCACCCAGAGATCACTACTAAACCCAAGGAGA CTGAGGCAGGTCCTTACTTCCATATCAACAAAGATGTTACTTTCGGCACAAATATTTTGACTGAACTTACAGCCGTTTCTGACGATCCTGAAAGTTACAAATTGATTAGATAA
- the LOC137239067 gene encoding zinc finger MYM-type protein 1-like yields the protein MKRTIFSYFTRLDPASEPTEPEKKRKEQSMEDLTPEKLVSDSVSTSNGAMVPDNQQILKNSSTILQDDILLFPKNDIGVIADTHRSPKNAIEILKVIDETWLPTATFKFPKSGVKNLSFQTKWLEEFSWLSYSAKNDGGYCKYCIAFGVKSAGVVDAKLGKLVNKRFNVWKHAKETFRNHEKNEYHRKSILGIENLRDVELGKRKAIDLQLDQQKEKARKENYERLKHIVKTIVLCGRQGNALRGHRDDGPLFQEWPNANNEADERENFHEGNFRAILKYRAESDEIFKENLLSMPKNATYLSKTTQNEIIEICHKLIRGKIVDKVNISKGFSVLADESTDISSIEQFSICIRCLDSKSNICEDFLGFVPVTNVSGRGLADSIRNYLYDVGVDCSYMYGQGYDGAPAMSGQFNGTQAHLRS from the exons ATGAAGAGgactattttttcatattttactcGCCTTGATCCAGCGTCTGAACCGACTGAACcagagaaaaaaaggaaagaacaATCG ATGGAGGATTTGACACCGGAAAAGTTGGTCTCAGATTCCGTTTCTACTTCCAATGGTGCAATGGTTCCCGATAATCAACAGATCTTGAAAAACTCATCGACTATTCTTCAAGACGATATTCTGCTTTTTCCTAAGAATGATATTGGAGTCATTGCTGATACACATCGAAGCCCAAAAAACGCAATTGAAATACTTAAAGTGATCGATGAAACATGGTTACCAACGGCCACATTCAAATTTCCAAAATCAGGGGTGAAAAATTTGTCTTTCCAAACAAAATGGTTAGAAGAGTTCAGCTGGCTATCATATTCTGCCAAGAATGATGGTGGATATTGTAAATACTGCATAGCTTTTGGTGTGAAAAGTGCTGGAGTAGTTGATGCGAAGCTGGGGAAGCTAGTTAACAAGCGTTTCAATGTTTGGAAGCACGCAAAAGAAACCTTCCGAAATCATGAGAAAAATGAGTACCATAGAAAATCAATTTTGGGAATTGAAAATTTACGCGATGTTGAGCTTGGAAAACGCAAAGCTATTGATCTGCAACTTGACCAGCAGAAAGAAAAAGCGAGAAAAGAAAATTATGAGAGATTGAAACATATAGTTAAAACTATTGTTTTGTGTGGGCGACAAGGAAATGCTCTTCGAGGTCATAGAGACGACGGACCTTTGTTTCAAGAATGGCCAAACGCTAATAATGAAGCTGATGAAAGAGAAAACTTTCACGAAGGAAATTTTCGGGCTATTCTGAAATATCGAGCTGAGAGTGATGAAATTTTTAAGGAAAATCTTTTGTCGATGCCAAAAAATGCAACATATTTGAGCAAAACTACTCAAAACGAAATAATTGAAATCTGTCACAAATTGATAAGAGGAAAAATTGTTGATAAAGTTAATATATCCAAAGGATTCTCGGTTTTAGCAGATGAATCGACTGATATATCAAGCATAGAACAATTTTCCATTTGCATCCGTTGCTTGGACTCAAAATCGAATATCTGTGAAGATTTTCTTGGATTTGTGCCAGTTACCAACGTGTCTGGACGAGGCTTAGCAGATTCAATCAGGAATTATTTGTATGATGTTGGCGTCGATTGCTCATATATGTATGGTCAAGGATACGATGGAGCTCCGGCAATGAGTGGCCAATTCAATGGTACGCAGGCTCATCTGAGATCTTAA